The window GCACTTACGAACTCAACATTTACCCGGCCAAGATTTTTTTCCTTAGCGGCTCCGTAATTGTCCTTTTCTTTTAATATCGTTTCTAAAACTTTTTTGTAATATTCCTGTGATAAGAACAGATTTATAAATCCGGCTCCGGCAACTTCAACTTTTGAAAATTCCGGCAGCTTCTCCAGAATTTCTTTAATCTGATTTGCTATATCCAGAGGCTTTTTCTTCAGAGTTTTTGTAAGTAAAAAGGCAACATTTATTGAAAGGTCTCCAAATTTGTCTTCCTTTGGAATATCAATTTTTATTTTATCAGCAACTTCTTTAACCTGTGGTATTTCTTTTTCTAATGTGGTCAATATTTTCTCTTTAAGCTCCTGTTTCATTTTTCTCCTTCTTCAGTTTTTTAATTTATTTTACAATAATAAGGTTGCCTAAAATAACACAAAGAGGTGGGAAAGTGCAGAAGTTCATATTTATTACCGGCGGTGTTTTATCCTCCCTTGGAAAAGGCGTTGCATCTGCAAGTATCGGTTCAATTCTTGAAAGTATGGGCTATAAAATTACCTTTTTGAAACTTGACCCTTATCTGAATATAGACCCAGGGACAATGAACCCTTATCAGCATGGAGAGGTTTATGTTACTGAGGATGGAGCAGAAACAGACCTTGATTTAGGGCATTATGAGAGATTTACCAATGTTGTTTTAACCAAATACAACAATACAACTTCTGGAAAGCTATATCACACACTTTTAGAAAAAGAAAGAAGAGGTGCTTATCTTGGTGCTACTGTTCAGGTTATTCCCCATTTCACTAATGAAATTATCAGAAGTATAGAAAAAGCAGCAGCAAAATCGGAAATAGCACTGGTAGAAATCGGCGGAACAGTAGGAGATATAGAAAGTTTGCCATTTTTAGAGGCTATCAGACAGATGGGTCTTGAGCTTGGAAGGGAAAATGCTCTGTTTATTCATCTTACATACGTTCCATATATAAAAGCTGCAGGAGAGTTGAAAACAAAACCTTCCCAGCATTCAGTAAAGGAACTTAGAGCAATAGGTATCCAGCCTGATATTCTGATATGCCGTGCAGACAGACCGCTACCTAAGGCAATTAAAAGAAAACTTGCACTATTTACAAATGTTGATGAAGAGGCGGTTATATCCGCACCTGATGTAGATATTATTTATAAATTACCCCTTTATTTCCACAGAGAAAAAATTGACCAGATTATTGCCAGACAGCTGAACCTTGAATATAAAGAACCTGACCTAAAACACTGGCAAAAAATTGTTAATACCCTTTCAAAACTAACTGAAGAAGTTGATATTGCCGTTGTCGGAAAATATGTTGAACTTAAAGATGCTTACAAAAGTATCATAGAAGCCTTTACCCATGCTCAAATTCCAAACAATGTAAAAGTAAATCTCCACTGGATAAATGCAGATGAATTGACAGAAGAAAATATTGAGGAAAAATTAAAAGATGTAGATGGTATTCTGGTTCCCGGTGGATTTGGAGAAAGAGGTGTTGAAGGAAAGATACTAACGGCAAAATACGCAAGGGAAAATAAAATCCCATACTTTGGAATATGTCTTGGTATGCAGGTTGCAGTTATTGAATTTGCCAGAAATGTGGCAGGACTAAAAGAGGCTAACTCAACAGAGTTTGACCAGAACACCCCCTATCCTGTAATAGACCTTATGCCTGAACAGAGAGGGGTTGATAAAAAAGGTGGAACAATGAGACTTGGTGCTTATAAATGCACACTGGTAGAAGGGACAAAGGCTTACTCAATATACGGAGAAAAAGAAATCTATGAAAGACACAGACATAGATATGAGGTAAATCCGGAATTTAGACCTATATTAGAGGAAAACGGGCTTGTGGTTTCAGGGGTTTATAAAGCAAAAAATCTGGTTGAAATTATTGAACTTCCTGAAGACAAGCATCCATGGTTTGTTGCTTGCCAATTTCACCCTGAATTTAAGAGCAAACCGTTCAAGCCACATCCATTATTTGTGGCATTTGTTAAGGCTTCTTATGAAAAGAAAAAAGGTAAACAAAAATGAATATCTTAGACAAGCTGTTTAACCCTAAATCAATAGCAATTATAGGAGCAACGGATAAAAAGGAAAAAGTAGGATATGCAATTTTCAGAAATATTATAGATGGTGGTTTTAAAGGAAAGGTATACCCTGTAAACAAACGACTTAAAGAGTTAGAAGGGTATACCGTTTATTCATCTGTGCTGGAAATTCCCGACCAGATAGACCTTGCAATAATTGCTATTCCTATTGTTTATATCCCAGAAGTTTTTGACCAGCTTGGAAAGAAAGGAGTTAAAACAGCAGTTGTGATATCAGCAGGTGGAAAGGAAGCCGGTGAAGAGGGTAGGAAAATAGAAGAAACCTTGAAGGAAAAAGCAAAACAGTATGGAATAAGATTTCTAGGTCCTAACTGTCTTGGATTTGCAAATACACTAATTGACCTGAATGCTAACTTTGGACTGGATAAACCACTTAAAGGAAAAACTGCTTTTATTTCCCAAAGTGGTGCCTTATTTACAGCTATTATGGACTGGGCACTTCAAGAGAAAATAGGATTTTCTTACGCGGTTAGCATAGGAAATATGGCTGATATAGATTTTGGAGACCTTATTGAGTATTTAGGAGAAAAGGAAGAAGTAGAAACGATCCTTATATATATGGAAAGTCTCACAAGACCTGAAAAGTTTGTTAAGGCTTGCCGCAATATCACACTTAAAAAACCTGTAATAATCGCAAAAGCAGGAAAATCAGAAGCAGGACAGAAAGCAGCCGTATCCCATACAGGAGCAATAGCAGGAAAAGACTTTTTATACTCGGCTTTATTCAAAAGGGTAGGAGCCCTAAGGGTTGAAAATGTTCTACAGCTGTTTGATATGACAGAGGCCTTATCCAAAGAACCTATTCCTGAGGGAAACAGCTTTGCTGTTGTTACAAACGCAGGTGGACCCGGGGTTATGGCTGCAGATGAGTTTGATAAATGGCATACTCCACCTGCCAAACTATCTGAAGAAACAATGGAAAAGCTTAATCAGATACTTCCACCGGTATGGAGTCATAACAACCCTGTAGATATAATCGGAGATGCTCCACCTGAAAGATATAGAGAAACATTAAAAATTCTGTTTGATGCTCCTGAAATAGACGGAATAATCTGTATCCTTACCCCCCAATTTATGACTAAACCACTGGAAAGCGCACAGGCTTTTTACGAGATATCCAAAGACCAGAAAAAACCTTTTTATTCTGTTCTACTGGGAGGAGAAAAACTAGAGCAGGCCAAACAATTTTTGGAAGAACATGATATTCCGGTTTTTGAAACACCTGAAGAAGCTGTTGATAGCATGTTTATGGCTTGGGAATATAGATACAACACAAAACTTTTATCAAAAGATAACATATCCCTAAGGGTAGATAGGAAAATTGAGGTTGAAAAATTTATAGTATCTAAAATAGAAAACAATCAGCTTTTGTTAACAGAATTAGATGTTAAAAAAATTCTGAAAGCTTACGGTATACCTGTAAATCCTACGTTCAATGCTAAAACAAAAGAGGATGCAATAAAAATAGCACAGGAAATAGGCTTTCCTGTGGTCATGAAAATAAATTCACCGGATATACTTCATAAATCAGATGCCGGCTGTGTAATTCTTGATATTAAGGATATATCTCAGGCTGAAAAGGCATACGAAACTATTATCCAGAATGCTATTGCTTACAAAAAAGATGCAAGAATAGAGGGTGTTATTGTAGAAAAACAGGTTAAAGGAGATTTTGAGCTGGTTATAGGAAGCAGCTATGACAGATTGTTTAAACAATATATTATGTTTGGAATGGGTGGAACATTTGTTGAATTTTTTAAAGATGTATCATTTGATTTTATTCCCCTATCAGAAACAGTTGCAAAGGAAATTATTTCTTCAACCAAGATTTATAAACTTTTAAAAGAGGGTTTCAGAGATAAAAAACCGGTGGAAATCAGAAACCTTGTAAATATATTAATGAATGTATCTAATTTATTACAAAGTTTTCCGGAAATTGAAGAACTGGATATAAATCCACTGATTGTAAAAGAAAATCAGGTATGGGCTGTAGATGGAAGGATAAAACTCCAATCAGAAATTAGAAAAAATTCAATCCTTGTTTAAGGAGGTGGCAGTGATAAAAGAAGAATTAACCCCAAAACAGATAGTTCAGGAACTTGATAAATATATCGTTGGTCAAAAAGAAGCCAAAAAAGCAGTGGCAATTGCCCTGAGAAATAGATGGAGAAGACAACAACTACCGGAAGAATTAAGGGATGAAGTAATCCCTAAAAATATTCTTATGATAGGACCAACAGGTGTAGGTAAAACCGAAATAGCCAGAAGACTGGCAAACCTCGTTGGTGCACCTTTTATAAAGGTCGAAGCAACAAAATTTACAGAAGTTGGTTATGTAGGAAGAGACGTAGAAAGTATTATAAGAGAGCTTGCAGAAGCTTCCTTTAAAATGGTTAAAGCAGAAAAAATGGAAGAGGTTCAGGAAAAAGCCAGAAAGTTAGCAGAAGAAAAAGTTCTTGACTACCTTGTCCCAAGAAGAGTGAGAACTTTTGGCAGCCTTGGCGGAGAAGTTGAGGAAGAAAGTTCACCTGCCAGAGAAAAGTTCAGGGAAATGTTACAAAAAGGAGAGTTAGACGACAGAGTAATTGAGATAGATGTTGAAGAAAAACCTGTTTCGGTAATAGGCGGTGTGATTGCTCCAGGAATGGAAGATATTGAAAATCAACTGAGGGATTTATTCTCAAATCTAACTCCATCAAAAAGGAAAAAAAGGAAAGTAACAGTCAAAGAAGCCCTTAAAATTCTTCAACAACAGGAAGCTGAAAAACTTATAGATATGGATGAGGTTGCATCCGAAGCAGTTTACAGGGCTGAGAACTTCGGAATAGTGTTTATTGATGAGATAGACAAAGTGGCAGGTAAATCTGTAGGTTCATCTCCGGATGTATCAAGGGAAGGTGTTCAAAGGGATTTACTGCCCATTGTTGAAGGAACAACAGTATCAACAAAATACGGTCCAATAAAAACAGACCATATCTTATTTATAGCAGCAGGGGCATTTCATTTATCAAAACCATCGGACCTTATACCTGAACTACAGGGAAGATTTCCAATCAGAGTTGAACTACAACCATTGACAAAAGAGGATTTTGTCAAAATATTAACACAGCCTAAAAATGCGCTTATAAAACAGTATAAAGCCCTAATGGAAACTGAAGGAGTTCATCTGGAATTTACAGACGACGCTATTGAGGCTATTGCCGAGATAGCAGAGGAGGTAAACGAAAAGACAGAAAATATCGGTGCAAGAAGACTCCATACAATACTTGAAAGAATTATGGAGGATTACTCATTTGAAGCACCTGACCTTAAAGGACAGCATATAATAATTGATGAAAAGATAGTTAAACAAAAACTTGAAAATGTAGTCCAAAGCGAAGACCTTACAAGGTATATACTTTAGGAGGTGATAGATATGGCTGAGAAAAAAACAAAACAGGAAGAAAAAAAACAGCCACAAGAAGAAGAGGTAAATCTTGATGTAATTAAACAAGACCTTGAAAGATTAAAGCAGGATTTAGAAAGACTGAAACTAAAAACCATTGAAAGAACACCAGGAGAAATGATAAAAAAGGAAACGGTGATTAAAGTTTTAGATGAAACAGAAAATATTGTAAAGAAAACATTTGCCGTTATTGAGGGTGCAATAATTGGTGCTATTGAAGGTGCAAAGAAAAATCTAAAATAAGAGGTGGAAGAAATGGAAGAACAACTCAACGAAGCCCCTATTCCTTTCTCTGAGTTGCTTAAAGAGATTGATGTAAAGGATAAAGCAACTGCTTATGTGCTTATTGAAGCAAATCCTCCGGATATCCCTTATATAATGGAGGAACTTGCCAAAATAGAAAATGTAAGGTCTGCAGATGTCGTAACAGGTATATATGACATAATCATATTTTTGGAAGGTGAAGACCAGAACGAAATAGGAAAGGTTGTTATTAGAGATATCCACTCTATAAAAGGAGTAAAAAAGGCAACCACCTGCATGGTGGTTAAGATTTAAAATCTTCTATGTCCTGCAGGTACCCAGTCATCTCTAAATGGCGGGGGTACTTTCTTTAATTTTCTTTTACATACCTTCTTTGTTTTTACTTTTATAAGCTTATTTCCCTTGAAATACTTCAATCTGACAATTCTACATTTTCCATGCCAGCCATCTGGCACGGCAATTATTCTTACGTGTTCTTTACATTTATAACATCTATACTCTATAGGTCTATCATATTCTACACATTCATCAGCAGCTCTGGAAGATATTTCTGCTATTGTTCCTGTAAGTACAGCACCCACAACACCACCTATAAAAGCACCTCTCCATGGGTTTTCCTCGTCTAATATTGCACCTACAGCCGAACCTGCAGCACCTCCGATAACAGCACTTTCATAGGAACGTTTATAACAGGATATAAAAATAACTGCTGCAGATAATAAAAGGACTAAAAATCTACCCATATTACTGACCTCCTTGAACCTGCCTGATTCTTCTGGCAAGTTCTCTGATGGCTTCCATCTGGGACATTCCTTGTTCCATCAGTTCCCTGACTGTCTGGGCTTTTGCAAGGGTATTAACAACCTCTTCCACATCTCCGGTTATTTCACATTCATTTTTTCCTTCTTGAATAGTTTGTAAAATACAGTTTTCCAGCTGTTCAGGTGTAAACTTACTGGCAAGCTCTTTAATTTCTCTTATATTCATTTTTCTACTCCCTGAACTCTTCTAATTCTTCTGGCAAGCTCTCTGATAGCCTCAACCTCTGTCATTCCTTGTTCCATCAACTCTCTAACAGTTTCAGCTTTTGCAAGTGTATTCAGAATTTCCATTACATTCCCTGAGAGTTCACATCCTTCCAAAGTTGGATGTCCTATCTTAAGGGTCTGGTCTATACACATCTCCAGTTGTTCAGGGGTAAACTTCTTTGCAAGCTCTTTTATTTCTTTGATATTCATAGCTTAATCCTGCCTTTATATTTTTTGGCAAGTTCTCTTCTTGTTTCTCTTTCTTTTATAGCCTGGCGTTTCTCATATTTTGCTTTACCTCTTGCAAGGGCTATTTCCAGCTTTGCCTTACCATTTTTAAAATACAGTTTAAGTGGAATGATTGTCAGTCCTTTTTCCTGAACTTTTCCCATAAGTTTCAAAATTTCCCTTTTGTGCAGGAGAAGTTTTCTTTTTCTGTATGGGTCGTGCTGAAGACGTGCAGCAGGTTTATAAGGAGCTATATACATATTGTAAACATAAGCCTCCCCATCATCTATTCTGATAAATGAGTCCTTTAGATTAACTGCACCTTCCCTTATTGATTTGACTTCTGAGCCTTCTAGAACAAGACCGGCCTCATAGGTTTCCAGTATGTCATAGTTGTGATAAGCCGGTTTGTTTGTTGTCACTACTTTTATTCCCATTTTTTACCCTTTTCCAAGTTAGAATATTTATAAATTAAAGCACAAAAAAGGAAAAAGCTATGAAAAAATTTCTGATACTGTTTTTTCTGATTTTTAATATATCCTATGCGCAAGTTTTTTACAAATTAGAAGTCCAGATTACACCTGAAAAAAATCTTTTAACAGGAAAAGCTGTTATTTATTCTGACAGACCTGAGGAAATCAGGATTTACTTAAAAGGATTTAATATATCTTCGATTTATTACCAGAACAAAAATTTATCGCCGGAAAACCAGCTTAAGCTTAAAATCTCTCCAGAAAATAAAGTTGAGATTAATTATTCAAAGAAATTTTTAGATTTTAATTCAGAGAATATAATTACTGACGAATTTATAAGTTTGACAGACAACTGGTATCCTTATGTTGATAAACTTACCATTTACAATCTCTCTGCCACAGCTCCTAAAAATTTTATTCTTATCTCTGAGTCTGAAAAGGTATCAACAAAAGAAGCAAAAGAAACAAAAACACATCATTTTGAGTTTCCATATCCTACAGAAATAATTCATCTTATTGGTTCAACAAAATACCAGATAAAAAGAAAAGAGTTTGATGGACTGACTATAGAGGCGTATTTCTTTGAAAAAGATTCTGATTTAGCTGAAAAATATATAAACTCAGCATACAAATATATTCAGGATTACTCACAACTTGTAGCCAAATACCCTTACAAAAGATTTTCAATAGTGGAAAATGCATTTCCTACAGGATACTCAATGCCTACTTTTACTCTGATAGGCCAGCAAATTATAAAATTTCCATTTATAGTAGAAAAATCTTTAGCCCATGAAATTCTCCATCAGTGGTTTGGTTGTTCTGTGTATATCAAAGGTGGAAACTGGGCTGAGGGACTTACAACATATCTCTCAGACTATAGACTATCAGAGGATAAAAAAAGATACAGAAAAAATGTTCTTCTAAAATATCTGGCTTATGCTAAAAATGATTATCCATTAAGCAAATTCTACGGAAAAACAGACCTGAAATCAGAGGCTATCGGTTACGGAAAATCAATGTTTTTCTTTCATATGCTAAAAAATGAGATAGGAGAGGAGAACTTTAAAAAGGCAATATCCCTTTTTTACTCCAGCTTCAAATTCAGTCAGGCTTCATGGGAAGACCTAAAAACTGTTTTTCAACAGATTTCAGATAAGAATTTAGACTACTTCTTCAAGCAGTTTGTATACAAAAAAGGTATGCCTGACTTTCAAATCAAATTTAAAGACCTTGTTATGAAGGATGACGGCTTTCATATATTTTTTGAGATTATCCAGAAGCAACCTTATAGACTTAAAATTCCGATAACTGTTGAGACATACCTGGGAGATGAAAGATTTACCGTAAATCTCACTAAAACAAAACAGGAGTTTGAGATTGTCACAAAAAATGAACCATTAAAAATGCTTATAGACAGGGATTATAATCTTTTTAGAAATCTAAAATGGGAAGAGATTAATCCTGTTTTATATTTTGTAAATGGTTCAATTAAGCCGGTTATTTATATTCCGGAAAACGAAGTCAAGTATGCTCCTATTGTAAAACACTTTCCAGAGGCAGTTTTAAAATATCCACAGGAGTTTAGCTATAAAAACATTCAGGAAAAAAATGTATTTATAATGGGTGGAGATAATCCGGTTGCTTCAAGAATTCTTGGAAAAAAATACAATACAGATAAAACTTATGTTGAACTGTTTAAAAATCCTTTTGGAAAATCAGATGTAATCGCAGTTTTCAACGTAAAAACCCCTGAAGAAGCAAAAATTCTCGCCAGAAAAATTATCCATTACGGTAAATACTCAAAATTAGTGCTGGAAAATGGAAAAGTTCTAAATAAAACTGTTAAAAATGCAATAGATGGTATCAGAGTAAAACTCAGGGAAAAAGCAGAAATAGTAGCAAAAAACGGCATTAAAGATTTTCAAAATCTGATTAATGATGCCCTGAAGAAACAGGTGATTTATCTGGGAGAACAGCATGTCCAGTTTTCTGACCATGCATTCCAGCTTAGTGTGATAAAAGCCATCCATCAAAAATATCCTCAAATCGCCGTTGGAATGGAGATGTTCCAGCGTTCAAAACAGCCTATTATTGACCAGTTTATAAATGGAGAAATATCTGAAAAAGAATTTTTGAAAAAATCAGGTTATTTTGTAGCATGGAGATATAACTATCATTTATACAGGCCTATACTCCTTTACTGCAGAAAACATAAAATTCCTGTTATAGCTCTTAACATAGATAGTTCTATAATCAAAAAAGTTTCCTCAAAAGGTATTTCAGCCTTGTCCCCTGAAGAGAAAAAACTACTTCCTGAGAATATGAATTTTACAGATTTTGAATATACAGTTTTCCTCAGGGAGATATTCAGCCAGCACAAATCAATGGATAAAAAGAGATTTTATAACTTTATCCAGTCCCAGATAATATGGGATGAGACCATGGCACAGACTATCTCCAATTACATAAAAAACAATCCTGATAGGAAAATCATCGTCCTTGCAGGAAGCGGTCATATCAGATTTAGATACGGAATTCCTTCCAGAGTAGAAAGAAGAACAGGCAAAAAAGGACTAACGGTGGTCATAGATGACCAGCTTAAGAAAGACATTTCAGATTATATTGTTTATACTGCCCAGCTTGAAGGAGAAAAAGAGAAAAAATTAGGTGTGCTTGTTGAACCTGCAGTAAAAGGCTTAAAAGTTATAGGAGTTGCAGAAAAAGCTGTGGCAAAAAAAGCAGGTATTAAAAAAGGAGATATTATAATTGAGTTTAATGGAGTGCCTGTTGAGAATTTATCCCAGCTAAAAACAGAAATATTCTTTTCAGGGAAAAAAGCTGATATAACAGTTCTAAGAAATGGTAAAAGACTCAAACTAAAACTTAATTTTTGACAGAAAAGTTTTCCGTGCTATATTTTTTCCTTATGGAAACCCTGAAATATTACAAAAATAAAATAGCATACACAAAAATACTTCCCCCTGTGGAAGCCCAATACGGACAGTTTGATTTTGAAAACAAAAAAATAGAAAAATTTTTGCAGGAAAAAAATATCAGACTGTATTCCCATCAGGCTGAGGGTCTTAAACTGGTCAAAGAAGGAAAAAATATTGTTGTAACCACACCAACAGCCTCAGGAAAATCA is drawn from Persephonella sp. and contains these coding sequences:
- a CDS encoding CTP synthase, with the translated sequence MQKFIFITGGVLSSLGKGVASASIGSILESMGYKITFLKLDPYLNIDPGTMNPYQHGEVYVTEDGAETDLDLGHYERFTNVVLTKYNNTTSGKLYHTLLEKERRGAYLGATVQVIPHFTNEIIRSIEKAAAKSEIALVEIGGTVGDIESLPFLEAIRQMGLELGRENALFIHLTYVPYIKAAGELKTKPSQHSVKELRAIGIQPDILICRADRPLPKAIKRKLALFTNVDEEAVISAPDVDIIYKLPLYFHREKIDQIIARQLNLEYKEPDLKHWQKIVNTLSKLTEEVDIAVVGKYVELKDAYKSIIEAFTHAQIPNNVKVNLHWINADELTEENIEEKLKDVDGILVPGGFGERGVEGKILTAKYARENKIPYFGICLGMQVAVIEFARNVAGLKEANSTEFDQNTPYPVIDLMPEQRGVDKKGGTMRLGAYKCTLVEGTKAYSIYGEKEIYERHRHRYEVNPEFRPILEENGLVVSGVYKAKNLVEIIELPEDKHPWFVACQFHPEFKSKPFKPHPLFVAFVKASYEKKKGKQK
- a CDS encoding acetate--CoA ligase → MNILDKLFNPKSIAIIGATDKKEKVGYAIFRNIIDGGFKGKVYPVNKRLKELEGYTVYSSVLEIPDQIDLAIIAIPIVYIPEVFDQLGKKGVKTAVVISAGGKEAGEEGRKIEETLKEKAKQYGIRFLGPNCLGFANTLIDLNANFGLDKPLKGKTAFISQSGALFTAIMDWALQEKIGFSYAVSIGNMADIDFGDLIEYLGEKEEVETILIYMESLTRPEKFVKACRNITLKKPVIIAKAGKSEAGQKAAVSHTGAIAGKDFLYSALFKRVGALRVENVLQLFDMTEALSKEPIPEGNSFAVVTNAGGPGVMAADEFDKWHTPPAKLSEETMEKLNQILPPVWSHNNPVDIIGDAPPERYRETLKILFDAPEIDGIICILTPQFMTKPLESAQAFYEISKDQKKPFYSVLLGGEKLEQAKQFLEEHDIPVFETPEEAVDSMFMAWEYRYNTKLLSKDNISLRVDRKIEVEKFIVSKIENNQLLLTELDVKKILKAYGIPVNPTFNAKTKEDAIKIAQEIGFPVVMKINSPDILHKSDAGCVILDIKDISQAEKAYETIIQNAIAYKKDARIEGVIVEKQVKGDFELVIGSSYDRLFKQYIMFGMGGTFVEFFKDVSFDFIPLSETVAKEIISSTKIYKLLKEGFRDKKPVEIRNLVNILMNVSNLLQSFPEIEELDINPLIVKENQVWAVDGRIKLQSEIRKNSILV
- the hslU gene encoding ATP-dependent protease ATPase subunit HslU, whose protein sequence is MIKEELTPKQIVQELDKYIVGQKEAKKAVAIALRNRWRRQQLPEELRDEVIPKNILMIGPTGVGKTEIARRLANLVGAPFIKVEATKFTEVGYVGRDVESIIRELAEASFKMVKAEKMEEVQEKARKLAEEKVLDYLVPRRVRTFGSLGGEVEEESSPAREKFREMLQKGELDDRVIEIDVEEKPVSVIGGVIAPGMEDIENQLRDLFSNLTPSKRKKRKVTVKEALKILQQQEAEKLIDMDEVASEAVYRAENFGIVFIDEIDKVAGKSVGSSPDVSREGVQRDLLPIVEGTTVSTKYGPIKTDHILFIAAGAFHLSKPSDLIPELQGRFPIRVELQPLTKEDFVKILTQPKNALIKQYKALMETEGVHLEFTDDAIEAIAEIAEEVNEKTENIGARRLHTILERIMEDYSFEAPDLKGQHIIIDEKIVKQKLENVVQSEDLTRYIL
- a CDS encoding ATP-dependent protease; amino-acid sequence: MAEKKTKQEEKKQPQEEEVNLDVIKQDLERLKQDLERLKLKTIERTPGEMIKKETVIKVLDETENIVKKTFAVIEGAIIGAIEGAKKNLK
- a CDS encoding Lrp/AsnC ligand binding domain-containing protein, producing the protein MEEQLNEAPIPFSELLKEIDVKDKATAYVLIEANPPDIPYIMEELAKIENVRSADVVTGIYDIIIFLEGEDQNEIGKVVIRDIHSIKGVKKATTCMVVKI
- a CDS encoding YMGG-like glycine zipper-containing protein; translation: MGRFLVLLLSAAVIFISCYKRSYESAVIGGAAGSAVGAILDEENPWRGAFIGGVVGAVLTGTIAEISSRAADECVEYDRPIEYRCYKCKEHVRIIAVPDGWHGKCRIVRLKYFKGNKLIKVKTKKVCKRKLKKVPPPFRDDWVPAGHRRF
- the smpB gene encoding SsrA-binding protein SmpB, with the protein product MGIKVVTTNKPAYHNYDILETYEAGLVLEGSEVKSIREGAVNLKDSFIRIDDGEAYVYNMYIAPYKPAARLQHDPYRKRKLLLHKREILKLMGKVQEKGLTIIPLKLYFKNGKAKLEIALARGKAKYEKRQAIKERETRRELAKKYKGRIKL
- a CDS encoding ChaN family lipoprotein, translated to MKKFLILFFLIFNISYAQVFYKLEVQITPEKNLLTGKAVIYSDRPEEIRIYLKGFNISSIYYQNKNLSPENQLKLKISPENKVEINYSKKFLDFNSENIITDEFISLTDNWYPYVDKLTIYNLSATAPKNFILISESEKVSTKEAKETKTHHFEFPYPTEIIHLIGSTKYQIKRKEFDGLTIEAYFFEKDSDLAEKYINSAYKYIQDYSQLVAKYPYKRFSIVENAFPTGYSMPTFTLIGQQIIKFPFIVEKSLAHEILHQWFGCSVYIKGGNWAEGLTTYLSDYRLSEDKKRYRKNVLLKYLAYAKNDYPLSKFYGKTDLKSEAIGYGKSMFFFHMLKNEIGEENFKKAISLFYSSFKFSQASWEDLKTVFQQISDKNLDYFFKQFVYKKGMPDFQIKFKDLVMKDDGFHIFFEIIQKQPYRLKIPITVETYLGDERFTVNLTKTKQEFEIVTKNEPLKMLIDRDYNLFRNLKWEEINPVLYFVNGSIKPVIYIPENEVKYAPIVKHFPEAVLKYPQEFSYKNIQEKNVFIMGGDNPVASRILGKKYNTDKTYVELFKNPFGKSDVIAVFNVKTPEEAKILARKIIHYGKYSKLVLENGKVLNKTVKNAIDGIRVKLREKAEIVAKNGIKDFQNLINDALKKQVIYLGEQHVQFSDHAFQLSVIKAIHQKYPQIAVGMEMFQRSKQPIIDQFINGEISEKEFLKKSGYFVAWRYNYHLYRPILLYCRKHKIPVIALNIDSSIIKKVSSKGISALSPEEKKLLPENMNFTDFEYTVFLREIFSQHKSMDKKRFYNFIQSQIIWDETMAQTISNYIKNNPDRKIIVLAGSGHIRFRYGIPSRVERRTGKKGLTVVIDDQLKKDISDYIVYTAQLEGEKEKKLGVLVEPAVKGLKVIGVAEKAVAKKAGIKKGDIIIEFNGVPVENLSQLKTEIFFSGKKADITVLRNGKRLKLKLNF